A genomic window from Lycium barbarum isolate Lr01 chromosome 4, ASM1917538v2, whole genome shotgun sequence includes:
- the LOC132635240 gene encoding UMP-CMP kinase 3-like isoform X3, producing the protein MIQKIMKEGKLVPSDVTVRLLQQAMQEMDSDKFLIDGFPRNEENVKTFENLANMEPEFVLYLDCPQDEMERRLLSRNEGREDDNIETIRKRFKVFMESTVPAVEYYESKGKVRKVDAGKSIDEVFESIKAIFSQGKDYKVPPSRHNSECCSIL; encoded by the exons ATGATTCAGAAAATTATGAAGGAGGGGAAACTTGTTCCTTCAGATGTAACAGTGAGGCTTCTTCAACAAGCCATGCAGGAAATGGATAGTGACAAATTCCTTATTGACGGCTTCCCCCGGAATGAAGAGAATGTGAAAACATTTGAGAATCTT GCAAATATGGAGCCTGAGTTTGTCCTTTATCTAGATTGTCCACAAGACGAAATGGAGAGGCGCTTGCTATCAAGAAATGAG GGAAGAGAGGATGATAACATCGAGACAATAAGGAAGCGATTTAAAGTTTTTATGGAGTCAACTGTCCCTGCAGTTGAATACTATGAATCAAAGGGGAAAGTTAGGAAG GTTGATGCTGGAAAATCTATTGATGAAGTTTTTGAGTCCATCAAAGCCATTTTCTCACAAGGAAAAGATTATAAGGTGCCACCAAGCAGACACAACAGTGAATGCTGCTCGATACTTTGA
- the LOC132635240 gene encoding UMP-CMP kinase 3-like isoform X2 gives MDLHKEGDRGSGNQKKVKIVFVIGGPGSGKGTQCEKIAQQFGYTHLSVGELLRQEINSGSETGSMIQKIMKEGKLVPSDVTVRLLQQAMQEMDSDKFLIDGFPRNEENANMEPEFVLYLDCPQDEMERRLLSRNEGREDDNIETIRKRFKVFMESTVPAVEYYESKGKVRKVDAGKSIDEVFESIKAIFSQGKDYKVPPSRHNSECCSIL, from the exons GAAGGTGATCGAGGCTCAGGAAATCAGAAGAAGGTCAAAATTGTTTTTGTTATAG GTGGCCCGGGGAGTGGTAAAGGGACGCAATGCGAAAAAATAGCACAACAGTTTGGTTACACTCATCTTAGTGTCGGTGAGCTTCTACGTCAAGAAATCAATTCTGGTTCTGAAACTGG CTCTATGATTCAGAAAATTATGAAGGAGGGGAAACTTGTTCCTTCAGATGTAACAGTGAGGCTTCTTCAACAAGCCATGCAGGAAATGGATAGTGACAAATTCCTTATTGACGGCTTCCCCCGGAATGAAGAGAAT GCAAATATGGAGCCTGAGTTTGTCCTTTATCTAGATTGTCCACAAGACGAAATGGAGAGGCGCTTGCTATCAAGAAATGAG GGAAGAGAGGATGATAACATCGAGACAATAAGGAAGCGATTTAAAGTTTTTATGGAGTCAACTGTCCCTGCAGTTGAATACTATGAATCAAAGGGGAAAGTTAGGAAG GTTGATGCTGGAAAATCTATTGATGAAGTTTTTGAGTCCATCAAAGCCATTTTCTCACAAGGAAAAGATTATAAGGTGCCACCAAGCAGACACAACAGTGAATGCTGCTCGATACTTTGA
- the LOC132635240 gene encoding UMP-CMP kinase 3-like isoform X1, with product MDLHKEGDRGSGNQKKVKIVFVIGGPGSGKGTQCEKIAQQFGYTHLSVGELLRQEINSGSETGSMIQKIMKEGKLVPSDVTVRLLQQAMQEMDSDKFLIDGFPRNEENVKTFENLANMEPEFVLYLDCPQDEMERRLLSRNEGREDDNIETIRKRFKVFMESTVPAVEYYESKGKVRKVDAGKSIDEVFESIKAIFSQGKDYKVPPSRHNSECCSIL from the exons GAAGGTGATCGAGGCTCAGGAAATCAGAAGAAGGTCAAAATTGTTTTTGTTATAG GTGGCCCGGGGAGTGGTAAAGGGACGCAATGCGAAAAAATAGCACAACAGTTTGGTTACACTCATCTTAGTGTCGGTGAGCTTCTACGTCAAGAAATCAATTCTGGTTCTGAAACTGG CTCTATGATTCAGAAAATTATGAAGGAGGGGAAACTTGTTCCTTCAGATGTAACAGTGAGGCTTCTTCAACAAGCCATGCAGGAAATGGATAGTGACAAATTCCTTATTGACGGCTTCCCCCGGAATGAAGAGAATGTGAAAACATTTGAGAATCTT GCAAATATGGAGCCTGAGTTTGTCCTTTATCTAGATTGTCCACAAGACGAAATGGAGAGGCGCTTGCTATCAAGAAATGAG GGAAGAGAGGATGATAACATCGAGACAATAAGGAAGCGATTTAAAGTTTTTATGGAGTCAACTGTCCCTGCAGTTGAATACTATGAATCAAAGGGGAAAGTTAGGAAG GTTGATGCTGGAAAATCTATTGATGAAGTTTTTGAGTCCATCAAAGCCATTTTCTCACAAGGAAAAGATTATAAGGTGCCACCAAGCAGACACAACAGTGAATGCTGCTCGATACTTTGA